The DNA region CGAGGGGGAGATCGACGAGCAGGTCGTCACCGTCCCCGCGCTGCAGGCGGCGACCATCGATGTCCTCCCCGACCACGACGCCGAGCCCCAGAGCGTCGTCGCGACGCTGCACGACCTCCGGGCGGCCGGCCGCGACCCCGAGGTCGACGAGGTGCGCTCGGCGCTGCGCTCGCTCGCCGAGAAGGGCGTCGTCGAGCGCGTCCAGAAGACCGTCCCGACCTACCGGCTGGCCGTCGAGCGCGACGCGCTGGAGGTCCAGCGCCTGGACGACGGCGACGACTGAGAGACC from Halosimplex halophilum includes:
- a CDS encoding DUF5797 family protein yields the protein MTLSDEARERLADVVALQPTKNAELQAQWDMDSGSDVHQYLESELKDYYYRDEDSLICATPEANRLVGDDVEGEIDEQVVTVPALQAATIDVLPDHDAEPQSVVATLHDLRAAGRDPEVDEVRSALRSLAEKGVVERVQKTVPTYRLAVERDALEVQRLDDGDD